Within Pseudomonas cichorii, the genomic segment ATCAGCCGTCAGCCAGACGCAATCGCGGATCTTTTGCGCACGAAGAAAACCGAGCAGCTCGGCCACTTCCAGTTCGCGCCCCAGGGCCGGGCCATCGTTGCCGTTGGCTATGGCTTCCCAGCGCGCCACACCAGGACTGACTTCGCCGTCCGGGACACCAAGACCAATGGGCATGTCTGCCGCGATGACTTTCCATTGCGCCTTTGAGGCCTTGAGCTCGCCCTTGAGCCAGTCCAGTTGCTCACGGCCCAGAAAGGCCGTGGTCGGCCCCGGCTTGTCTGCCAGGTTGGCGTCATTGCCATCGCGATAACTGCGCATGTCCAGCACGAACACATCGAGCATCGGGCCATAAGGGATTTTGCGGTAGATGCGCCCGCCGTTATCCGCCTGCTGCAAACGCATGGGTGCGTATTCCAGAAAGGCTTGCCGCCCGCGAGCCGACAGCAACTGGATGTCCTTGACCTTGTAGCGATCATCCAGCTGCTTGCTGGGCGACCAGTTGTTGGTGACCTCGTGGTCGTCCCACTGCCAGATCTGCGGCACCTCGGCATTGAAGCGGCGCAGGTTTTCATCCATCAGGTTGTAGCGGTAGTTGCCGCGATACTCGTCCAGGGTCTCGGCAACCTTGCTTTTCGCTTCGCTGGTGATGTTGCGCCAGATACGACCACCTTCAGTGGTGATCTGCGCCGGGACCGGACCGTCGGCGTAAATGGTGTCGCCGCTGTGGATAAAGAAGTCAGGCAAACGCAGGCGCATGGCTTCGTAGATGCGCATGCCGCCAATGTCCGGGTTGATGCCGAAGCCCTGGCCGACGGTGTCGCCACTCCACACAAAACGGATGTCACGGCGCTGTTGCGGCATGCTGCGCAAATGGCCGAACCAGGGCTCGCTGGCGACACCCGACTGGGCATCCTCGAAATGAACGCGGTAGAAAATCGCCTGATCCACAGGCAGGCCGCTCAGTTCGACCCGGGCCGTGAAGTCGGTGCGCTGATCGGCCAGCGCCGACACCAGCCGACGCGGATTGGGGAACATGCTGCGGGTGTCCCATTCGACCACCATGCGCGATGGCCGGTCGCTGCGACTCCAGACCATTGCCCGATCACCCAGCAGATCACCGGACTGCACACCGTCGGTCATCTTCGGGCGATCCTGCACCGAAGCAATGACTGCCGGTGCCAGGCCCGGCAGCAGAAAACCGGCTCCGACAGCCTGAATCACACGACGACGCTTGAGATCGAACTGGCTCATGGTTAACCCCTTTCAAGATACGAAAGGGGAAACCTAGCAGGCCAATGTTGGAGGGATATGACAGCCAGCGCCCACGTATCAGGCGGTGGCTTTGGCCAGCTCCATCTCTACCGCTTCAGGCCGTTTGAGCACTGCGTAGATCACGCCGGTCGCCACGCTGCCCACGACAATGGCCAGCAGATACAGCAAGGCATGGTTGATGGCGTTGGGGATCAGCATCACGAACAGACCGCCATGGGGCGCCATCAGTTTGCAGCCGAAGTACATCGACAGTGCGCCAGTCAGCGCCCCGCCGATCACGCTGGCAGGAATCACCCGCAGCGGGTCCTTGGCGGCAAAAGGAATCGCGCCTTCGGAAATGAAACACAGCCCCAGCACGAACGCGGCCTTGCCAGCCTCACGCTCGCTCTGCGCGAACTTGCGGCGCGCCAGGATCGTAGCGATGCCCATGCCGATCGGCGGCACCATACCGGCTGCCATCGCAGCCGCCATGGGCGCATAACTCTGGGATGCAAGCAGGCCTACGGAAAACGCATAGGAAGCCTTGTTGATCGGTCCGCCCAGGTCCACGCACATCATCGCGCCCAGCAGCACACCCAACAGAATCGCGTTGGTGGTGCCCATGCTGTCCAGGAAGGTGGTCAGGCTGGCGAGCATGCCCGCAACCGGCTGACCCACCACATAGATCATGACCAGGCCGGTGAACAGGCTCGACAGCAACGGAATGATGAGAATCGGCTTGAGTGCTTCAACGCTGGCTGGCAAGCGTGCGTAACGATTGATCAACCACGCGCTATAGCCCGCCAGGAAACCGGCCACAATACCGCCGATGAAGCCCGCGCCCAACGTACTGGCCAGCAAGCCGCCGATCATGCCTGGCGCCAGGCCTGGACGGTCGGCGATGGAGTATGCGATGTAACCTGCGAGCAGCGGCACCATCAGTTTGAATGCCGACTCACCGCCGATCTTCATCAAGGCTGCCGCCAGAGTTCCCTCTTGCTCATAAGCCTTGATGCCGAACACGAACGACAGCGCAATCAGCAGACCACCCGCCACCACCATCGGCAGCATGAACGACACGCCGGTCAGCAAGTGCTTGTAGACGCCGGTCCCTTCTTTTCTGGACGGTGACTGGGTCACTTCATCCGCCGACTCGACCTGCCCCTCAGCCAAGGCTTTTTTCAGGGTTGCATCGGATTGCTTGAGGGCAATGCCGGTGCCGCAGCGATATATTTTCTTGCCCGCAAAACGATCGGTATTGACCTCGATGTCCGTTGCCAGCAACACCACGTCCGCATCGGCAATGGCTTGCGGGCTGAGCGGGTTTCGCGCCCCGACCGAACCCTGGGTTTCCACGTGCAGGTCGTAGTTCAGACGCTTGGCAGCCTGCTGAATCGCCTCGGCTGCCATGAAGGTGTGCGCAACGCCGGTCGGGCAAGCAGTAATGGCGACAATGCGCGGCTGACTGCCGGAGCTGCCGATAGCGATAGCCTCATCGGCCGCGGGCGCAGCATAGACGTGGGCCTCATCGGCGGCACGCTTCAGGAAACCGTCCACATCCTGCAAGGCATGAGCGGGCGTGTCCTGGAACAGGCGCTTGCCGACAAAACGGCTCAGGTCCAGCGGGCCGGTGTTGACCACCAGCACCAGATCGGCCGCTTCGATATCCAGCGCCGAAAGGTGTTGTTCGGGCTTGTTCGGGTCCACGACTTCGACGCTGGTTTCCCAACCCTGACGCTGGGCTGCCGCATCGAGCAAGCGTGCGCTGAGGACGCTGCTGACCTTGCCGTTCGGGCAGGCCGTTACAATGGCTAACTTCATCACGATCCTCTCTTATTGTTCTGTCAGGCTGCGTACAGTGACGCCGCTTTCAAGTCGTTTGAGTTGGGCGGCATCGGTAATGCCGAAACCGATCTGGGTCACTGCCATGGCGGCAATCGCGGTCGCCGTGCGCAAGGTTTTCTGTGGTTCATGGCCGCCGAGCAAACCGTGAACCATGCCTGCCAACAGAGAATCCCCGGCGCCTACGGTGCTGGCGACGGTGACTTTCGGGGGCAGCGAATGCAGCGCGGTGCTGGAACTGAACCAGTGAACACCTTCGGAACCCTGGGAAATCACCACATGCTCGATGCCCTGGGCACGCAGGCGAGTCGCCGCTTCGGCCTGGGCAGCAATGGAGATGATCGGTGCATCGAGCGCATCGGCCAGTTCTTCAGTATTGGGTTTGATCAGCCAAGGGCCTGCCGCAAGACCGGCACGCAGAGCCAGGCCGCTGCTGTCCAGCGCTACTTTGAGGCCGAGACTCTTGAGCATGAGCAAGAGCTTTTGCAGCCACTCGGGCGTTACGCCACGAGGCAGGCTGCCAGCGACCACCACGGCATCGAAACCGGTGGCAATCTGCTCGACCCTGGTGAACAGGGCTTGCTGGGCCGCTTCGCTGACCTGCGGGCCAGGACCGTTCAAATCCGTGATGCGACCACTGCCTTCGGCCAGTTTGATGTTGCTGCGGGTTTCGCCCGGCACGCGCACGAACTCGTCGACAAAACCACGCCGGGTGAACAGGGACTCGAACGGCTGTTGATTATCGATGCCGAGAAACCCGGCCACGGTCAGCTCATGCCCCAGATCGGCCAACACTTGAGCCACGTTCAGGCCCTTGCCGGCCGCATGGCTGAGCATGGCGTCGCTGCGATTGACCTGCCCGAGCTCCAACTGGCCCAACTGCACGGTCAAGTCCAGCGCCGGGTTCATGGTCAGGGTAAGAATCTTCGCCATTACAAAGCCTCCACCAGCGCACGCACTTCGGCTGCGCTGCCTGCGGTCAGCGCCTGTTGCGCCAGTTTTTGAGCGGTGCTCAGTTCCAGTTCACGTACGCACGCCTTGACCTCGCCAATGCTGCGCGCCGAAACACTCAACTCATCCACACCCAACCCGACCAGTACCGGCACCGCCAGCGGGTCCGCCGCCAGTTCGCCGCACACGCCCACCCACTTGCCATTGGCATGGGCGGCGCGCACGGTCATGTCGATCAGTTGCAGCACGCTTGGGTGCAAACCGTCCGCCTGAGCGGAAAGGGTCGGATGGCCACGGTCGATGGCCATGGTGTATTGGGTCAGGTCATTGGTGCCGACGCTGAAGAAGTCCACTTCCCTGGCCAGTACCGGTGCCAGCAACGCCGCTGACGGAACCTCGATCATGATCCCCAGTTGCAGATCGCTGACCGGGATTTCTTCACGCAGGCGCTGAGTCATGTCACGGGCCTGACGCCACTCTTCAACGGTGCCGATCATGGGAAACATGATGCGCAGCGGGCCACTGTCGGCTGAGCGCAGCAAGGCGCGCAACTGGCTTTCCATCACGTCCGGGCGTTGCAGGGTCAGGCGAATGCCGCGCACACCGAGGAACGGATTTTCTTCCTTGTCGATGGGCCAGTACGGCAACGGTTTGTCACCGCCGACGTCAAGAGTACGGACCACCAGAGGTCGACCGCCCAGATCGGTGAGCACGCGACGGTATTCGGCTTCCTGAGTCGCCTCGTCCGGTGCCTGGGAATGAGCCATGAACAGCAATTCGGTACGCAGCAGGCCGATGCCTTCGGCGCCCTGCTCTACCGCTGCCGGAGTGCCGGTGCTGTCGCCGATGTTGGCGAAGACTTCGACGGCATGACCATCGCGAGTCACTGCAGGCTCCATGCGCGAGGCGGCTGCAGCCTTGAGACGCTGTTCACGGGCATCGCGGTCCTGTACGGCACGCTGCAGGACCGACTCATCCGGCGCGACAGTCAGACGACCCCGCTGGCAATCGAGCAGCAGAACGGTGCCCGGCTTGAGTTGCAATACGTCATCACCAGCGCCCACCAGCGCCGGAATACCCAGGGCACGGGCCACGATAGCGCTGTGCGCCGTTGCGCCACCCCGAGCGGTGAGGATGCCCGCGACATGCGCCGGGTCCAGTCGCGCCACGTCAGACGGGCCGACTTCATCCATCACCAGAATGTAAGGTTCGTCGGGAGCGGCAACGGTTTCGACGCCACATATTTGCGCCAGCACACGGCGCCCGACATCCCGCAGATCCGCAGCACGCTCGGCCAGCAGCACATCATTCAACTGCTCTTGCTGGGAAGCGGCGGCATCGATCACTCCGGCCCAGGCGGCAGCGGCGCTTTCGCCCTTGTTCAGGCGCAGTTCGGTCTCGCTGCCCAGCTCCGGGTCATCGAGCATTTCCTGGTGGGTGATGAAAATTTCGCGAATGGCCTTGGCCTTGCTGCGCTGGATCAGGTTTTCGATATCCCGGCGCACTTCGGCAAGGGCCTGTTGCAGGCGCTCACGCTCGGCAGCTACAGACTCGCCCTGCTCTGGATAATCGAAGGCTTGCAGCACCTGAACATGAGCAGGCCCGATGGCAATGCCCGGCGAGGCCGAGACGGCTTGCAGCACGGCACCATCGAGGGGTGCCGCAACGGCCTTGGCCAGGGCAGCTTTTTGGGGAGCAGGTTGCGGCTCGGTCGCGACCGGCAATGGCTCGACGTCCTCACCAAGGCCTTGCTCAACAGCCGCCAGCAAGGCAGGCAAAGCGTCTTGCGCAATGCTCGGCTCAGCAATGAATTCCAGCGTCTGCCCGCGACGGGCACCGAGGCTGAGCAGCTTGCTCAGGCTCTTGGCCGACACTGCGGTTTCGCCGGTTTCCACCACGCGCACACGAATCTCGCCTTCAAACTCCTTGGCCAGTTGCGCCAGCACCTTGGCTGGACGGGCATGCAGGCCGTGGGCGTTGGCCAGGCCAATCTGCAGGGTCGGCCACTCGGCGGGCAACTCACCGCCCAGGGCTTGCAGGATGACGCGGCTGTTGGTGGCATGGCCCAGTTCGTGACCACGCCCTTCGATCAACAGCGAGCACAGGCGCTCAAGCAGTGTCTGGTGAGCTTCCCCGAGGCTGGCCAGGCAGAACAGCCCTGTCAGGGGTTGGCCCAGATAGCGCAGAGGTTTGTCCGGTGTCACGAAGGCCAGACCAGGACGCTTGACCGTCTGCTCGCTGTGCAGCCACCACAGGCCATCACCCAACGACAAGGCTTCTACTTGCTGGAGAATCGCGGCAAAGCCATTGTTGACGCAATCGGCACGGCGCAACAGACGCGCACCGCGCCAGACCAGCTCTTCAAAATCGTCGGCCGATACGCCGAGGCTTATCATCTGTGCGTCGAGGGCCAGTTCCTGAGGTGCGCCCTGCAAGAGCCGCAGCAGATCTTCCGGGGTTTTCGCCTCGCGCAGGGCCTGGCCCAGATCCGCTTCGCCCAATGCACGGGTCAGCAGTTGCAGCAGCCGCAAGTGCTCGTCTGACTTGGCAGCAATACCGATGGCCAGGTAAACGATTTGCCCGTCGCCCCAATCCACGCCTTCAGGGAATTGCATCAGGCGCACGCCGGTACTGAACACCAGGTCGCGGGTTTCAGGGGTGCCATGGGGGATTGCGATGCCTTGGCCAAGAAAGGTAGAGCCTTGCTGCTCGCGATTCATCAGCCCGTTGAGGTAACCCTCGGCAACCAGACCGTCAGCGACCAGATGATCGGCGATCAGTTGCAACGCGCCCGACTTATCCACAGCCGTGCGGCCCATGGATATTTGCTCCAGAGAAAGTTCGAGCATGTCCTGACTCCTGTGCAGCGCCAGAGCGCTACCTGATTCTTGTTTTAATGACGACCATTGAGTGATCGACAGCTTGGGAGATGAAAGTACTGCCTGTCGGATTGCAATTTCATCCTGATTTGC encodes:
- a CDS encoding PTS fructose-like transporter subunit IIB — translated: MKLAIVTACPNGKVSSVLSARLLDAAAQRQGWETSVEVVDPNKPEQHLSALDIEAADLVLVVNTGPLDLSRFVGKRLFQDTPAHALQDVDGFLKRAADEAHVYAAPAADEAIAIGSSGSQPRIVAITACPTGVAHTFMAAEAIQQAAKRLNYDLHVETQGSVGARNPLSPQAIADADVVLLATDIEVNTDRFAGKKIYRCGTGIALKQSDATLKKALAEGQVESADEVTQSPSRKEGTGVYKHLLTGVSFMLPMVVAGGLLIALSFVFGIKAYEQEGTLAAALMKIGGESAFKLMVPLLAGYIAYSIADRPGLAPGMIGGLLASTLGAGFIGGIVAGFLAGYSAWLINRYARLPASVEALKPILIIPLLSSLFTGLVMIYVVGQPVAGMLASLTTFLDSMGTTNAILLGVLLGAMMCVDLGGPINKASYAFSVGLLASQSYAPMAAAMAAGMVPPIGMGIATILARRKFAQSEREAGKAAFVLGLCFISEGAIPFAAKDPLRVIPASVIGGALTGALSMYFGCKLMAPHGGLFVMLIPNAINHALLYLLAIVVGSVATGVIYAVLKRPEAVEMELAKATA
- a CDS encoding alkaline phosphatase D family protein, with amino-acid sequence MSQFDLKRRRVIQAVGAGFLLPGLAPAVIASVQDRPKMTDGVQSGDLLGDRAMVWSRSDRPSRMVVEWDTRSMFPNPRRLVSALADQRTDFTARVELSGLPVDQAIFYRVHFEDAQSGVASEPWFGHLRSMPQQRRDIRFVWSGDTVGQGFGINPDIGGMRIYEAMRLRLPDFFIHSGDTIYADGPVPAQITTEGGRIWRNITSEAKSKVAETLDEYRGNYRYNLMDENLRRFNAEVPQIWQWDDHEVTNNWSPSKQLDDRYKVKDIQLLSARGRQAFLEYAPMRLQQADNGGRIYRKIPYGPMLDVFVLDMRSYRDGNDANLADKPGPTTAFLGREQLDWLKGELKASKAQWKVIAADMPIGLGVPDGEVSPGVARWEAIANGNDGPALGRELEVAELLGFLRAQKIRDCVWLTADVHYCAAHHYQPDRAVFQDFDPFWEFVAGPLNAGSFGPNALDKTFGPELVFQKAPPAQNTSPFAGFQFFGEVNIDGQTAEMTVTLRDLDGVSVFERKLQPVT
- the pfkB gene encoding 1-phosphofructokinase, giving the protein MAKILTLTMNPALDLTVQLGQLELGQVNRSDAMLSHAAGKGLNVAQVLADLGHELTVAGFLGIDNQQPFESLFTRRGFVDEFVRVPGETRSNIKLAEGSGRITDLNGPGPQVSEAAQQALFTRVEQIATGFDAVVVAGSLPRGVTPEWLQKLLLMLKSLGLKVALDSSGLALRAGLAAGPWLIKPNTEELADALDAPIISIAAQAEAATRLRAQGIEHVVISQGSEGVHWFSSSTALHSLPPKVTVASTVGAGDSLLAGMVHGLLGGHEPQKTLRTATAIAAMAVTQIGFGITDAAQLKRLESGVTVRSLTEQ
- the ptsP gene encoding phosphoenolpyruvate--protein phosphotransferase — encoded protein: MLELSLEQISMGRTAVDKSGALQLIADHLVADGLVAEGYLNGLMNREQQGSTFLGQGIAIPHGTPETRDLVFSTGVRLMQFPEGVDWGDGQIVYLAIGIAAKSDEHLRLLQLLTRALGEADLGQALREAKTPEDLLRLLQGAPQELALDAQMISLGVSADDFEELVWRGARLLRRADCVNNGFAAILQQVEALSLGDGLWWLHSEQTVKRPGLAFVTPDKPLRYLGQPLTGLFCLASLGEAHQTLLERLCSLLIEGRGHELGHATNSRVILQALGGELPAEWPTLQIGLANAHGLHARPAKVLAQLAKEFEGEIRVRVVETGETAVSAKSLSKLLSLGARRGQTLEFIAEPSIAQDALPALLAAVEQGLGEDVEPLPVATEPQPAPQKAALAKAVAAPLDGAVLQAVSASPGIAIGPAHVQVLQAFDYPEQGESVAAERERLQQALAEVRRDIENLIQRSKAKAIREIFITHQEMLDDPELGSETELRLNKGESAAAAWAGVIDAAASQQEQLNDVLLAERAADLRDVGRRVLAQICGVETVAAPDEPYILVMDEVGPSDVARLDPAHVAGILTARGGATAHSAIVARALGIPALVGAGDDVLQLKPGTVLLLDCQRGRLTVAPDESVLQRAVQDRDAREQRLKAAAASRMEPAVTRDGHAVEVFANIGDSTGTPAAVEQGAEGIGLLRTELLFMAHSQAPDEATQEAEYRRVLTDLGGRPLVVRTLDVGGDKPLPYWPIDKEENPFLGVRGIRLTLQRPDVMESQLRALLRSADSGPLRIMFPMIGTVEEWRQARDMTQRLREEIPVSDLQLGIMIEVPSAALLAPVLAREVDFFSVGTNDLTQYTMAIDRGHPTLSAQADGLHPSVLQLIDMTVRAAHANGKWVGVCGELAADPLAVPVLVGLGVDELSVSARSIGEVKACVRELELSTAQKLAQQALTAGSAAEVRALVEAL